In Gemmatimonadaceae bacterium, one DNA window encodes the following:
- the bshA gene encoding N-acetyl-alpha-D-glucosaminyl L-malate synthase BshA, translating to MKVGITCYPTYGGSGAVATELGIALAAHGHEVHFITYEHPFRLPHFLPRVHFHEVNIGKYPLFEYPPYDLALAVRMHDVALSQGLDLLHVHYAIPHATSAWIAKEMLAEQGRRLPVVTTLHGTDITIVGQDHSYHAITRFSIERSDRITSVSQWLKDETVKAFGCENCRIDVIPNFVDPSQFNRALHTNGLRAELGGGRPLLMHISNFRPVKRVRDVVRVFAEVRKQRDCVLVMVGDGPDRSAAEDEARVQGVGADVRFLGRIDDVAPLLAAADVYLFPSETESFGLSALEALASGVPVVASRVGGVPEVVRDGVTGALREIGDVAGMAAAALEFLEPARWATASAAAAADAAARYSTAQVVARYERLYEEALAGVR from the coding sequence GTGAAGGTTGGCATTACCTGCTATCCCACCTACGGCGGTTCCGGTGCGGTGGCGACCGAGTTGGGCATCGCCTTGGCGGCACACGGGCACGAGGTGCATTTCATCACCTACGAGCACCCGTTCCGGCTGCCGCACTTCCTGCCGCGCGTGCACTTCCACGAAGTGAACATCGGCAAGTATCCGCTGTTCGAGTATCCGCCCTACGATCTCGCGTTGGCCGTGCGCATGCACGACGTGGCGCTCTCGCAGGGGCTGGACCTGCTGCACGTGCATTACGCCATCCCGCACGCCACCAGTGCCTGGATTGCCAAGGAAATGCTTGCGGAGCAGGGACGTCGGCTGCCGGTGGTCACGACGCTGCACGGCACCGACATCACCATCGTCGGGCAGGACCACTCCTACCACGCCATCACGCGTTTCAGCATCGAGCGCTCCGATCGCATCACCAGCGTGTCGCAGTGGCTGAAGGACGAGACGGTGAAGGCCTTCGGCTGCGAGAACTGCCGCATCGACGTCATCCCAAACTTCGTGGATCCCTCACAGTTCAACCGCGCGCTGCACACCAACGGCCTGCGCGCCGAGCTCGGTGGTGGCCGCCCGCTGCTGATGCACATCTCCAACTTCCGGCCCGTGAAGCGGGTGCGCGACGTCGTGCGCGTGTTCGCCGAGGTGCGCAAGCAGCGTGACTGCGTCCTCGTGATGGTCGGCGACGGGCCCGACCGCAGCGCCGCCGAGGACGAGGCGCGCGTGCAGGGCGTGGGTGCGGACGTGCGCTTCCTCGGACGCATCGACGACGTCGCGCCGCTGCTCGCGGCGGCCGATGTGTATCTCTTTCCGTCCGAGACCGAAAGCTTCGGTCTCTCGGCGCTCGAGGCATTGGCCAGTGGCGTCCCGGTCGTGGCGAGCAGGGTTGGTGGCGTACCCGAAGTCGTGCGCGACGGCGTGACCGGCGCCCTGCGAGAGATCGGCGACGTCGCCGGCATGGCCGCAGCGGCCCTCGAGTTCCTCGAACCCGCGCGATGGGCCACGGCGTCGGCCGCAGCGGCCGCGGATGCCGCCGCGCGCTACTCCACGGCGCAGGTCGTCGCGCGCTACGAGCGCTTGTACGAGGAAGCGTTGGCAGGCGTCCGCTGA
- the uppP gene encoding undecaprenyl-diphosphatase UppP — translation MHEPTVWQALILGILQGLTEFLPVSSSAHLSLTPWVMGWPPSGLGFDVALHVGTLVALLGYFRAEWMRLIGGGVKLLRTRRAEGIDERQALFIVIATIPAGIAGLLLEDLAETVFRAPIVTAIALIVMGVLLWAVDARAPRARDRAAMTWRDALLIGLAQCLALVPGVSRSGSTITAGRALGIDRANAAVFSFLMSMPIILAAAILKVPDALRESGVSLPLLVGVAAAAGSSWLAIAVLLRFVQRRSYAVFAGYRLLLGAVILGLIATRGGW, via the coding sequence ATGCACGAACCAACCGTCTGGCAGGCCCTGATCCTCGGCATCCTGCAGGGACTCACCGAGTTCCTGCCCGTCTCCAGCTCCGCCCATCTGTCGCTCACGCCCTGGGTGATGGGTTGGCCGCCGTCAGGATTGGGCTTCGACGTCGCACTGCACGTCGGGACGTTGGTCGCACTGCTCGGCTACTTCCGGGCCGAGTGGATGCGGCTGATCGGCGGCGGTGTGAAGCTGCTGCGCACGCGGCGCGCGGAGGGCATCGATGAACGTCAGGCCCTCTTCATCGTCATTGCCACCATACCAGCGGGCATCGCGGGGCTGTTGCTTGAGGACCTCGCCGAGACGGTGTTCCGCGCGCCCATTGTCACGGCCATCGCGCTGATCGTGATGGGTGTGCTGCTGTGGGCCGTGGACGCCCGCGCGCCGCGTGCGCGGGACCGGGCCGCGATGACCTGGCGCGATGCGCTGCTCATCGGACTCGCACAGTGCCTCGCGCTTGTCCCCGGCGTCTCACGCTCAGGCAGCACCATCACCGCGGGCCGTGCGCTGGGCATCGACCGCGCCAACGCCGCGGTGTTCTCGTTCCTGATGTCGATGCCGATCATCCTGGCCGCGGCGATCCTCAAGGTCCCGGACGCGCTGCGGGAGAGCGGTGTCTCCCTGCCGCTGCTGGTCGGCGTGGCCGCGGCAGCGGGCTCGAGCTGGCTGGCCATCGCCGTACTGCTGCGGTTCGTGCAGCGGCGGAGCTACGCGGTGTTCGCCGGCTACCGCCTCCTGCTTGGGGCCGTGATCCTCGGCCTCATTGCCACGCGAGGCGGCTGGTGA
- a CDS encoding biotin--[acetyl-CoA-carboxylase] ligase, with the protein MSWFGHEAEALARALDLPRVVAERSVESTMDAAHALAADSAPAGTLVLAEEQRRGRGRAGKSWSSAHAAGIYLSLLERPADAAALEVLSLRVGLRIAPVLERWSPAPIQLKWPNDLFVAGAKLAGVLIEARWREQRPDWVVIGMGVNLRAPASADLSASALDGANPLEVLAELLPAARAAAAATGPLTDTELSAFAERDLVRNREILSPAKGTARGITADGAILVESPEGLAPCRAGSLILSS; encoded by the coding sequence GTGAGCTGGTTTGGGCACGAAGCGGAGGCGCTCGCGCGCGCGCTGGATCTCCCACGCGTAGTCGCCGAGCGCAGTGTGGAGAGCACGATGGACGCGGCGCACGCGCTGGCGGCCGACTCGGCGCCAGCGGGCACGCTGGTGCTCGCGGAGGAGCAGCGCCGGGGCCGCGGGCGCGCAGGGAAGTCGTGGAGCTCCGCCCACGCTGCCGGCATCTACCTCTCGCTGCTGGAGCGTCCCGCCGACGCCGCGGCGTTGGAGGTACTCTCCCTCCGCGTTGGTTTGCGCATCGCACCGGTGCTCGAGCGCTGGAGCCCTGCGCCTATCCAGCTGAAATGGCCGAACGATCTCTTCGTGGCAGGCGCCAAGCTGGCGGGTGTGTTGATCGAGGCGCGCTGGAGGGAGCAGCGACCGGACTGGGTCGTGATCGGGATGGGCGTGAATCTCAGGGCGCCCGCCAGCGCCGACTTGTCGGCGAGCGCGCTCGACGGGGCGAACCCGCTTGAGGTCCTGGCCGAACTGCTGCCAGCCGCCCGCGCCGCGGCGGCAGCCACCGGACCGCTGACCGATACCGAGCTCTCGGCCTTTGCCGAACGCGACCTCGTGCGCAACCGCGAGATCCTGTCGCCGGCCAAGGGCACGGCGCGCGGCATCACGGCGGATGGTGCCATCTTGGTAGAATCCCCTGAGGGTCTCGCGCCGTGTCGCGCGGGCTCCCTGATCCTCTCCTCGTGA
- a CDS encoding type III pantothenate kinase: protein MLLVADVGNTETTLGLADGETIVAHWRVTTDAGRTPDELHLLLHGLLRAAGMGDAKLSGAAIGSVVPGLTATLAEAASRLTGSPAVIVDAKSPLGITLAVDEPMTVGADRIINTLAASRLHRRDCIVVDLGTATTYDCITKDGVFLGGVIQPGVRTSAETLFRRTSKLPATELVAPQKVIGTRTEECIRAGVVFGAADSVTGIVGRIKAAWPGSEVPLVIATGGLAGEIAPHCPVIERIDPDLTLHGLRLAYGLLAKR, encoded by the coding sequence ATGCTCCTCGTCGCCGACGTCGGCAACACTGAAACCACGTTGGGACTCGCTGACGGCGAGACCATCGTGGCGCACTGGCGGGTCACGACGGACGCCGGTCGCACGCCGGACGAGCTGCACCTGCTGCTGCACGGCCTCCTGCGCGCCGCAGGGATGGGGGACGCCAAGCTCAGTGGCGCCGCCATCGGCTCGGTGGTGCCTGGCCTCACGGCGACGCTGGCGGAGGCGGCGTCGCGACTGACGGGGTCCCCCGCCGTCATCGTCGACGCCAAGTCACCGCTCGGCATCACCCTCGCGGTCGATGAACCGATGACCGTTGGCGCCGACCGCATCATCAACACGCTCGCGGCCAGCCGCCTGCACCGACGGGACTGCATCGTTGTCGACCTTGGTACGGCCACGACCTACGACTGCATCACCAAGGATGGCGTCTTCCTCGGTGGCGTCATCCAGCCCGGTGTGCGCACCTCCGCCGAGACGCTGTTCCGCCGCACGTCCAAGCTGCCCGCCACGGAACTGGTTGCCCCGCAGAAGGTCATCGGCACGCGCACGGAGGAGTGCATCCGCGCCGGCGTCGTGTTCGGCGCCGCCGACTCGGTCACCGGAATCGTGGGTCGCATCAAGGCCGCCTGGCCGGGCTCCGAGGTCCCGCTCGTCATTGCCACGGGTGGCCTCGCGGGCGAAATCGCACCGCATTGTCCGGTGATCGAGCGCATCGACCCGGACCTGACGCTTCACGGCCTGCGGCTGGCCTACGGGCTGCTCGCGAAGCGCTAG
- the groES gene encoding co-chaperone GroES, which translates to MAAKTAAAQKVAPLADRVVVKALEETEQMRGGLYIPDTAKEKPQQGEVIAVGPGRTEDGKRVPMEVKAGDKVLYGKYSGTEVTIEGEQLLILRESDILAVVS; encoded by the coding sequence ATGGCAGCGAAGACTGCAGCCGCCCAGAAGGTCGCCCCGCTTGCCGATCGCGTGGTCGTCAAGGCGCTCGAGGAGACCGAGCAGATGCGCGGCGGGCTGTACATCCCGGACACGGCGAAGGAGAAGCCGCAGCAGGGCGAAGTGATCGCCGTCGGCCCCGGCCGCACCGAGGACGGCAAGCGCGTCCCGATGGAAGTGAAGGCGGGCGACAAGGTGCTCTACGGCAAGTACTCGGGCACGGAAGTGACGATCGAGGGCGAGCAGCTCCTGATCCTCCGCGAGAGCGACATCCTCGCCGTCGTTTCCTAA
- the groL gene encoding chaperonin GroEL (60 kDa chaperone family; promotes refolding of misfolded polypeptides especially under stressful conditions; forms two stacked rings of heptamers to form a barrel-shaped 14mer; ends can be capped by GroES; misfolded proteins enter the barrel where they are refolded when GroES binds), with product MAAKELHFNVDARAALKRGVDQLAEAVKVTLGPKGRNVVIDKKFGAPTVTKDGVTVAKEVELTDPIENMGAQMVKEVATKTSDLAGDGTTTATVLAQAIFREGLKNVTAGANPMAIKRGIDKAVAGVTEELKKLSVPTSGKKEIAQVGTISANNDKEIGDLIAEAMEKVGKDGVITVEEAKGLETTLETVDGMQFDRGYLSPYFITDPDKMEAVLEDAHILIHDKKISSMKDLLPVLEKVAQTGKPLLIIAEDIEGEALATLVVNKLRGTLRVAAVKAPGFGDRRKAMLEDIAVLTKGNVISEEVGFKLENAVLTDLGRAKRIVIDKDNTTVIDGFGDADKIKGRIKEIEVAVEKSTSDYDKEKLQERKAKLAGGVAVINVGAATESEMKEKKARVEDALHATRAAVEEGIVPGGGVALIRAQAGLKGLKLEDDEQIGVEIIKRAIEEPIRMIVANAGGEGSIVVEKVRASKDKNFGYNAFSDTYEDLVLAGVIDPTKVTRTALQNAASIASLLLTTECLIVEKKEKEPAAPAAPGGGMGGMY from the coding sequence ATGGCTGCGAAGGAACTCCATTTCAACGTTGACGCGCGCGCTGCCCTGAAGCGCGGCGTCGATCAGCTCGCCGAGGCGGTGAAGGTCACCCTCGGCCCCAAGGGCCGGAACGTCGTCATCGACAAGAAGTTCGGCGCCCCGACGGTCACCAAGGACGGCGTGACGGTCGCGAAGGAAGTCGAGCTCACGGACCCGATCGAGAACATGGGCGCCCAGATGGTCAAGGAGGTCGCCACGAAGACCTCCGACCTGGCCGGCGACGGCACCACGACCGCCACGGTGCTCGCCCAGGCGATCTTCCGCGAGGGCCTCAAGAACGTGACGGCCGGCGCGAACCCGATGGCCATCAAGCGCGGCATCGACAAGGCCGTGGCCGGCGTGACCGAGGAGCTCAAGAAGCTCTCCGTCCCGACCTCCGGCAAGAAGGAGATCGCGCAGGTCGGCACCATCTCCGCGAACAACGACAAGGAGATCGGTGACCTCATCGCCGAGGCGATGGAGAAGGTGGGCAAGGACGGCGTGATCACGGTCGAGGAGGCCAAGGGCCTCGAGACCACGCTGGAGACCGTGGACGGCATGCAGTTCGACCGCGGCTACCTCTCGCCCTACTTCATCACGGATCCGGACAAGATGGAGGCCGTCCTCGAGGACGCCCACATCCTGATCCACGACAAGAAGATCTCCTCGATGAAGGACCTGCTCCCGGTGCTGGAGAAGGTCGCGCAGACGGGCAAGCCGCTGCTCATCATCGCCGAGGACATCGAGGGCGAGGCCCTCGCCACGCTGGTCGTGAACAAGCTCCGCGGCACGCTGCGCGTCGCCGCCGTGAAGGCCCCGGGCTTCGGTGACCGCCGCAAGGCGATGCTCGAGGACATCGCGGTCCTCACCAAGGGCAACGTGATCTCCGAGGAAGTCGGCTTCAAGCTCGAGAACGCGGTCCTCACGGACCTCGGCCGCGCCAAGCGCATCGTCATCGACAAGGACAACACGACGGTGATCGACGGCTTCGGCGACGCGGACAAGATCAAGGGCCGCATCAAGGAGATCGAGGTCGCCGTCGAGAAGTCCACGAGCGACTACGACAAGGAGAAGCTCCAGGAGCGCAAGGCGAAGCTCGCCGGCGGTGTCGCGGTGATCAACGTCGGTGCGGCCACCGAGAGCGAGATGAAGGAGAAGAAGGCCCGCGTCGAGGACGCGCTGCACGCCACGCGCGCGGCCGTCGAGGAGGGCATCGTCCCGGGCGGCGGCGTCGCGCTCATCCGCGCGCAGGCCGGCCTCAAGGGCCTCAAGCTCGAGGACGACGAGCAGATCGGCGTCGAGATCATCAAGCGCGCCATCGAGGAGCCCATCCGCATGATCGTCGCCAATGCCGGCGGCGAGGGCTCGATCGTGGTCGAGAAGGTCCGCGCCTCGAAGGACAAGAACTTCGGTTACAACGCCTTCAGCGACACCTACGAGGACCTCGTCCTCGCCGGCGTCATCGACCCGACCAAGGTGACCCGCACGGCCCTGCAGAACGCCGCGTCGATCGCCAGCCTGCTCCTCACGACGGAGTGCCTGATCGTCGAGAAGAAGGAGAAGGAGCCCGCTGCCCCGGCCGCGCCGGGCGGTGGCATGGGCGGGATGTACTAA